From the Pseudarthrobacter sp. MM222 genome, one window contains:
- a CDS encoding SRPBCC family protein, with translation MNEASGNEETGGLVLNLDCTLDAPPEEVFRMLTESTQLVKWWGPHGFTIPAAEVNLTEGGRYGFRMTPPDGEPFHLSGEFLEIDPPWRLVYTFRWEEPTPDDRETVVDLALGSTGEATRLVLSHGPFLTEERLELHRNGWTESFEKLQAVLGSRT, from the coding sequence ATGAATGAGGCAAGCGGGAATGAGGAAACTGGCGGATTGGTCCTGAACCTCGACTGCACGCTCGATGCTCCGCCGGAAGAAGTCTTCAGGATGCTGACGGAATCGACCCAGCTGGTGAAGTGGTGGGGTCCGCACGGCTTCACCATCCCTGCAGCCGAGGTGAACCTCACGGAAGGCGGCCGCTACGGATTCCGCATGACGCCACCGGACGGCGAACCGTTCCACCTCTCGGGCGAGTTCCTGGAGATCGATCCCCCATGGCGCCTGGTGTACACCTTCCGCTGGGAGGAACCGACGCCGGACGACCGGGAAACCGTCGTCGACCTCGCACTCGGGAGCACCGGCGAAGCCACGCGCCTGGTGCTCTCGCACGGACCGTTCCTGACGGAAGAGCGGCTGGAACTGCACCGCAACGGATGGACCGAGTCGTTCGAGAAATTGCAGGCGGTTTTGGGTAGTCGCACCTGA
- a CDS encoding MFS transporter — MTISNSHAKPKAAWRVPLASFAGTTIEWYDYYIFGLLAATGVFSRLYFPEQDPATGLLLAFVTYAVGFVARPFGGMFAGHFGDKIGRKPMLVLSLLIMGFATLAMGLLPTYAQIGVWAPILLTVLRLLQGFGAGAEWAGAAVISIEHAPPGRSGFFGSFTQMGVPAGMLLANSSVLIVKSSVPAEVFDAWAWRVPFLLSVVLIVIGLVVRAKLEDSDDFKELLETKQTSKKPLGEAMKKESKGIWLVVGMRLAENSAFYLYTTFSVVYIMRTFGAERANQGTLSVLIASGIGVFAVPLWAILSDKIGRKPLYLFGSIGGLLFFPLYFVMTDSGSALLATLAIIIGLAVFHNSMYGPQAAFFSELFSTKLRYSGASMGYQFGSVLAGGIAPLVAVALLNAGNGEPGWVILYFSIIGVITVVATILAPETLEKLDRRVTAAQALDEKNAGIAQDRVSAN; from the coding sequence ATGACGATCTCTAATTCCCACGCCAAGCCGAAGGCAGCGTGGCGGGTACCGCTCGCCAGCTTCGCGGGCACCACCATCGAGTGGTACGACTACTACATCTTCGGTCTGCTGGCCGCGACAGGCGTCTTCAGCCGGCTGTATTTCCCCGAACAGGACCCGGCGACCGGGCTCCTTCTGGCCTTCGTCACCTATGCCGTCGGCTTCGTCGCACGTCCGTTCGGCGGCATGTTCGCCGGCCACTTCGGCGACAAAATCGGCCGCAAGCCCATGCTGGTGCTCTCGCTGCTCATCATGGGTTTCGCCACGCTGGCCATGGGGCTGCTTCCCACCTACGCCCAGATTGGCGTCTGGGCTCCCATCCTCCTGACGGTGCTGCGCCTGCTGCAGGGCTTCGGCGCCGGAGCCGAATGGGCCGGCGCGGCCGTCATCTCCATCGAACATGCCCCTCCCGGCCGCAGCGGATTCTTCGGAAGCTTCACGCAGATGGGCGTCCCGGCAGGCATGCTGCTCGCCAACTCGAGCGTCCTGATCGTCAAGTCCTCCGTGCCCGCCGAAGTCTTCGACGCCTGGGCGTGGCGCGTGCCGTTCCTGCTCAGCGTGGTCCTGATCGTCATCGGCCTGGTTGTTCGCGCCAAGCTCGAGGACTCAGACGACTTCAAGGAACTTCTTGAAACGAAGCAGACCTCGAAGAAGCCGCTGGGCGAAGCCATGAAAAAGGAATCCAAGGGCATCTGGCTGGTGGTCGGCATGCGCCTGGCAGAGAACTCCGCGTTCTACCTGTACACCACGTTCTCGGTGGTCTACATCATGCGGACGTTTGGAGCCGAGCGCGCCAACCAGGGAACGTTGTCGGTCCTGATCGCCTCCGGCATCGGCGTCTTCGCCGTGCCGCTCTGGGCCATCCTCTCGGACAAGATCGGGCGCAAGCCGCTGTACCTGTTCGGCTCGATCGGCGGACTCCTGTTCTTCCCGCTCTACTTCGTCATGACGGATAGCGGCAGCGCGCTGCTGGCAACGCTCGCCATCATCATCGGGCTCGCCGTATTCCACAACTCGATGTACGGCCCCCAGGCCGCCTTCTTCTCCGAGCTGTTCTCCACCAAGCTGCGCTACAGCGGAGCGTCCATGGGCTACCAGTTCGGTTCGGTGCTCGCTGGCGGCATCGCACCGCTGGTCGCCGTGGCGCTCCTGAACGCCGGAAACGGCGAGCCCGGCTGGGTCATCCTCTACTTCAGCATCATCGGCGTCATCACGGTGGTGGCGACCATCCTCGCCCCGGAAACGCTGGAGAAGTTGGACCGGCGCGTCACCGCCGCCCAGGCGCTGGATGAGAAAAACGCAGGGATCGCACAGGATCGCGTCAGCGCGAACTGA
- a CDS encoding sigma-70 family RNA polymerase sigma factor produces MADPIREAIDSKASLPAAAAPIPESSEPDDAEWREQRAGTEGFTDNALADYLRLLRQFDLLTAEQEVELAQEIEAGLFAEQLLGKEISRPERDRGELRTIVLLGQRAADVLLTANLRLVVSIAKHYTHGGLELLDLIQEGNLGLHEAVYKFDFAKGFRFSTYATFCIRRAITRALANQARLIRLPVNVIEQLQKVRSAQRTAEIAGPVCSIEDLSQLTGYSVDKINYLLTLDKPTYSLSFLVPDGRGGSEALAEQLLDPFEFDATDPLFHRQLKERVHAVLDSLEELEAGVIAMRFGMTGGKENTLEAVGKACGMPRERVRQIEAAALKKLRHPSCSHVLRQYYLLLLR; encoded by the coding sequence ATGGCCGACCCGATCCGCGAGGCAATCGACAGTAAGGCTTCCCTGCCTGCAGCAGCCGCCCCGATCCCTGAATCATCTGAGCCGGATGACGCCGAGTGGCGGGAGCAGCGCGCCGGCACCGAAGGCTTCACGGACAACGCCCTCGCGGACTACCTGCGCCTGCTGCGTCAATTCGACTTGCTCACTGCCGAGCAGGAAGTTGAGCTGGCGCAGGAGATCGAGGCAGGGCTCTTCGCGGAACAACTCCTGGGCAAGGAAATTTCGCGGCCTGAACGGGACAGAGGAGAACTCCGGACCATCGTCCTTCTGGGGCAGCGTGCCGCGGACGTGCTGCTCACCGCTAACCTCCGGCTAGTGGTGTCGATCGCCAAGCACTACACCCACGGGGGCCTGGAGCTCCTGGACTTGATTCAGGAAGGAAACTTGGGACTGCACGAGGCCGTCTACAAGTTTGATTTCGCCAAGGGTTTCAGATTCTCCACCTACGCTACGTTTTGCATCCGGCGAGCCATCACCCGGGCGCTGGCTAACCAAGCCCGTCTTATCCGGCTGCCGGTTAACGTCATCGAGCAGTTGCAGAAGGTCCGGTCAGCACAGCGGACAGCCGAGATCGCGGGGCCCGTCTGCAGCATAGAGGATCTTAGCCAGCTGACGGGTTATTCCGTCGACAAGATCAACTACCTGCTGACCTTGGACAAGCCGACATATTCGCTGAGCTTCCTAGTGCCCGACGGTAGGGGCGGCTCCGAAGCGCTGGCCGAACAGTTGTTGGATCCCTTTGAGTTCGACGCCACGGATCCACTCTTCCATCGACAGTTGAAGGAGCGGGTACATGCCGTACTCGACTCACTCGAAGAGCTGGAAGCAGGCGTTATAGCGATGCGTTTCGGCATGACGGGCGGTAAAGAGAACACCTTGGAGGCTGTCGGGAAGGCGTGCGGCATGCCGCGCGAACGCGTACGCCAGATCGAGGCCGCGGCGCTGAAGAAGCTCAGACACCCTTCCTGCTCGCATGTCCTGCGGCAGTATTACTTGCTCCTGCTCCGCTAG
- a CDS encoding NAD-dependent succinate-semialdehyde dehydrogenase, which translates to MTLLSTTEPLDVDGLAVPRQLLIAGTWQDASNGDTVEVINPSDASVITDIADADVEDGLAAVDAAAAALPEWAATPPRRRAEILRRCFDLMTERSEQIAHLISLENGKALADARGEVAYAAEFFRWYAEEAVRIIGDVSVSPSGSNRILVQHMPIGVCVLITPWNFPAAMATRKLAPALAAGCTAVLKPATLTPLTTLAIAQLMVDAGVPAGVVNIITTSKTSDVMTPILADPRVRKLSFTGSTSVGRHLLRQAADNVLKCSMELGGNAPFLVFDDADLELALDGAMIAKMRNGGQACTAANRIYVQRGIHDEFARRLAERMGAMRVGPGTDPGTEVGPLVDEPSVRKVDSLVRDAVSQGARLLAGGKAIDGAGYYYPPTVVTNVPLQARMVSEEIFGPVASVIPFDTEEEVIAAANDSEYGLAAYVFTEDLRRGLRVSERVESGMVALNRGLVSDPAAPFGGVKQSGLGREGAHQGLLDFTETKYIALDW; encoded by the coding sequence ATGACCCTCCTTTCAACCACTGAACCGCTCGACGTCGACGGCCTGGCGGTGCCCCGCCAGCTGCTGATTGCCGGGACCTGGCAGGACGCCAGCAACGGTGACACCGTCGAGGTGATCAACCCTTCCGATGCTTCCGTCATCACGGACATCGCCGACGCCGACGTCGAGGACGGCCTTGCCGCCGTCGACGCCGCGGCAGCAGCCCTCCCGGAGTGGGCCGCGACGCCCCCGCGCCGCCGCGCCGAAATCCTGCGCCGCTGCTTCGACCTGATGACCGAGCGCAGCGAGCAGATCGCCCACCTCATCTCCCTCGAAAACGGCAAAGCCCTGGCCGACGCCCGCGGTGAAGTGGCCTACGCCGCCGAATTCTTCCGCTGGTATGCAGAAGAAGCAGTCCGGATCATCGGCGATGTATCCGTTTCGCCGTCGGGCTCCAACCGGATCCTGGTCCAGCACATGCCGATCGGCGTCTGCGTGCTGATCACCCCCTGGAACTTCCCGGCAGCCATGGCCACCCGGAAGCTGGCACCGGCGCTGGCAGCCGGCTGCACCGCGGTGCTAAAGCCCGCCACACTCACGCCGCTGACCACGTTGGCGATCGCCCAGCTGATGGTCGACGCCGGTGTCCCGGCCGGCGTGGTCAACATCATCACCACGAGCAAGACCAGCGACGTCATGACGCCCATCCTCGCTGACCCCCGGGTCCGCAAGCTGTCCTTCACCGGTTCCACCAGCGTCGGACGCCACCTGCTGCGCCAGGCGGCCGACAACGTGCTCAAGTGCTCCATGGAACTCGGCGGCAACGCCCCGTTCCTGGTCTTCGATGACGCGGACCTCGAGCTGGCACTCGACGGCGCAATGATCGCCAAGATGCGCAATGGCGGCCAGGCCTGCACCGCGGCGAACCGGATCTACGTCCAGCGCGGCATCCACGATGAGTTCGCCCGCCGGCTGGCCGAGCGGATGGGCGCCATGCGCGTAGGCCCGGGCACCGACCCCGGCACCGAGGTCGGTCCGCTCGTGGATGAGCCCAGCGTCCGCAAGGTCGACTCGCTGGTCCGCGACGCGGTCAGCCAGGGCGCCCGGCTCCTCGCCGGCGGCAAGGCCATCGACGGCGCCGGGTACTACTACCCGCCCACTGTTGTCACCAACGTGCCGCTGCAGGCCCGCATGGTCAGCGAGGAAATCTTCGGCCCGGTGGCCTCGGTCATCCCCTTCGACACCGAAGAGGAAGTCATCGCCGCCGCCAACGACTCCGAGTACGGCCTCGCGGCGTACGTGTTCACCGAGGACCTCCGCCGAGGGCTCAGGGTCTCCGAGCGCGTCGAAAGCGGCATGGTGGCCCTCAACCGGGGACTCGTTTCCGATCCCGCAGCACCTTTCGGCGGCGTCAAGCAGAGCGGCCTCGGCCGCGAAGGTGCCCACCAGGGCCTGCTGGACTTCACCGAAACCAAATACATTGCCCTCGACTGGTAG
- a CDS encoding iron-containing alcohol dehydrogenase codes for MSCAHAAGIRPATFGVLRLPRSVVVGAQQRFAVANIAAEFGTNVLVCTDPRLAASEDLSALVRSLEDKNLTVRVYGDTQAELPVSGIVACVEELQGQEIDVIIGFGGGSCMDMAKVVSVLLTHGGKPSDYYGEFAVPGPTKPVIALPTTAGTGSEATAIAVVSDPDLGMKMGISSPHIIPFAAVCDPELTYSCPPSLTAATGADTFVHLVESFTAITREPTSTLASERVFVGKNILTDSIALNGIGLVGRSLVTAYKDPENTEARAGMMLAALYGGVVLSNAGTAAAHAVQYPVGALTHTPHGVGVGLLLPYVVRHNFQAIQPQLAQIAEALGRDIRGLDTRAAAVAGVEAIDEVIAAIELPPTLKDLGVQESDLAQIAKLSLNSKRLIDNNPVPLDLDAVTSIVNAAYAGDRTIR; via the coding sequence ATGTCGTGTGCGCATGCAGCGGGCATCCGTCCCGCAACTTTCGGCGTCCTCCGCCTGCCGCGGAGCGTCGTCGTCGGCGCCCAGCAGCGCTTCGCCGTCGCCAATATCGCAGCCGAATTCGGGACAAACGTCCTCGTCTGCACCGATCCGCGACTGGCCGCCTCAGAGGACCTTTCGGCCCTGGTCCGCAGCCTCGAGGACAAGAACCTGACCGTACGGGTCTACGGCGACACCCAGGCAGAGCTGCCGGTGTCCGGGATCGTGGCCTGCGTCGAGGAGCTCCAGGGCCAGGAAATCGATGTCATCATCGGCTTCGGCGGCGGCAGCTGCATGGACATGGCAAAGGTCGTCTCCGTGCTGCTCACCCACGGCGGCAAACCCAGCGACTACTACGGCGAATTCGCCGTTCCCGGCCCCACCAAGCCGGTCATCGCCCTGCCCACCACAGCGGGCACAGGTTCCGAAGCCACTGCAATCGCCGTCGTCTCCGACCCTGACCTCGGCATGAAGATGGGCATCTCGAGCCCGCACATCATTCCGTTCGCCGCGGTGTGCGATCCCGAGCTGACCTACTCCTGCCCGCCGTCCCTGACGGCGGCCACCGGTGCGGACACTTTCGTGCACCTGGTGGAGTCCTTTACCGCCATCACCCGGGAACCCACGTCCACCCTGGCAAGCGAACGGGTCTTCGTCGGCAAGAACATCCTGACCGACTCGATCGCCTTGAACGGCATCGGGCTCGTGGGCCGCAGCCTCGTCACGGCCTACAAGGACCCCGAAAACACTGAGGCCCGTGCCGGGATGATGCTCGCGGCACTCTACGGCGGCGTGGTCCTCAGCAACGCCGGAACCGCCGCGGCCCATGCCGTCCAGTACCCGGTGGGCGCCCTCACCCACACTCCTCACGGCGTGGGCGTCGGCCTCCTGCTGCCCTACGTCGTCCGCCACAACTTCCAGGCCATCCAGCCGCAGCTCGCGCAGATCGCCGAAGCCCTGGGACGGGATATCCGCGGGCTGGACACGCGCGCTGCCGCCGTCGCAGGCGTCGAGGCAATCGATGAGGTCATCGCCGCCATCGAGCTGCCCCCGACGCTGAAGGACCTTGGCGTGCAGGAAAGCGACCTCGCCCAGATCGCCAAGCTCTCACTGAATTCCAAGCGGCTCATCGACAACAACCCCGTGCCGCTTGACCTCGACGCCGTCACCTCCATCGTGAACGCCGCCTACGCCGGCGACCGCACCATCCGCTGA
- a CDS encoding glycerophosphodiester phosphodiesterase family protein: MRTPLTAAATAALIASLASPAVAAMSPEAGSAPSSNASATASASATAGIKINESNGSFDLQSHRGGRGEWTEESLAAFANSLKLGVTTLELDTHLTSDGKVIVWHDDTIQADKCRDTAPATPGDPQFPYVGDRVAELSLAQIKTLDCGFSQLKGYPEQDVIEGNRIAELKDVFQLVRDADAKKVRFNIETKVEDGRSGGEGMVALTKAVVTEIYAAGMAERSTVQSFDWSSLNLTKTLAPELPLAALSSGEAWLEVGKPGASANLGGIDIDTYGGSLAKAAAAQGYDVISPTFRSVTPGMITEAHELGLPVIPWTVNTTADMARLMDLGVDGIISDYPTRLRTVMEERGLKLPKAYSPQA, encoded by the coding sequence ATGCGCACACCCCTGACTGCCGCGGCCACCGCCGCGCTCATCGCGTCGCTGGCGAGCCCCGCCGTCGCCGCGATGAGCCCGGAAGCTGGCTCCGCACCGTCGTCGAACGCTTCCGCCACGGCTTCCGCCTCAGCAACAGCCGGCATCAAAATCAACGAGAGCAACGGCTCCTTTGATCTACAGTCCCACCGCGGGGGCCGAGGAGAGTGGACCGAGGAGTCCCTGGCCGCGTTCGCCAACTCGCTGAAGCTGGGGGTGACCACCCTGGAGTTGGACACCCACCTGACCTCGGACGGCAAGGTCATCGTCTGGCACGACGACACCATCCAGGCAGACAAGTGCCGCGACACCGCGCCGGCTACGCCCGGGGACCCGCAATTCCCGTATGTCGGCGACCGGGTCGCGGAGCTGTCACTTGCCCAGATCAAGACCCTGGACTGCGGCTTCTCCCAGTTGAAGGGGTACCCGGAGCAGGACGTTATCGAGGGCAACCGGATCGCGGAGCTCAAGGACGTGTTCCAGCTGGTGCGCGACGCCGACGCCAAGAAGGTCCGCTTCAACATCGAGACCAAGGTGGAGGACGGCCGGTCCGGCGGCGAGGGCATGGTGGCGCTGACAAAGGCCGTGGTTACGGAGATTTATGCCGCCGGCATGGCCGAGCGCAGCACCGTGCAGTCGTTCGACTGGTCCTCGCTCAACCTGACCAAGACGCTCGCCCCGGAGCTCCCGCTCGCAGCCCTGTCCAGCGGCGAAGCCTGGCTCGAGGTCGGCAAGCCCGGCGCCAGCGCCAACCTCGGCGGCATCGACATCGACACCTACGGCGGGTCGCTCGCCAAGGCTGCGGCTGCCCAGGGCTACGACGTCATCTCCCCCACCTTCCGGTCCGTCACGCCCGGCATGATCACCGAAGCCCACGAGCTCGGCCTGCCGGTCATCCCGTGGACGGTCAACACGACGGCGGACATGGCGCGGCTGATGGACCTCGGCGTGGACGGCATCATCAGCGACTACCCCACCCGACTGCGCACGGTAATGGAAGAGCGCGGCCTGAAGCTCCCCAAGGCCTACTCGCCTCAGGCCTAG
- a CDS encoding helix-turn-helix domain-containing protein: MAMLDHGVSAADLETTLSAWLEAGDIDQSTAAAARRLNAQLWEASRREGLLRVLYDTATDLTGIRDVEAVLKAIVRRTRSLIGSDIAYLSLNDYDSGESYVRVTDGATTALFRNIRMPLGEGVLGAVATGEAPAQSADYLMDESKSHLESSDTAVAAEGVRAIMGVPLRAEGKVIGALLVADRHAHLFSSDDIALMESIGTHAAVALENARYFSEMASALTRLDQAQQQNLAHVRALEELSTLDRRLMETLAATGSLPYLLDLLAESLGTPVFLVSPMGEPLAGLASDGDFGSFPALSAAEESAARRAAVHFEIKDKKYTVMSAVAGDQHLASLIVAEQLSTARLAVLERSALVLSVSLLLERTFQDAQYRLQLELIDDLLSPRAEHSAALARRAGQFGLANHLQLVVRVVGVGDDQRQRALSVLRHRFEGAPGIIALHESHLCIIEPVERQDSRPNEAGGAGRTGQSIIDELKRRRITAAVGSSEPITGFARLSAAHTEAHAVLRALQALSRNGEAADRAALGTAGMLLGAMDSPFAGQLLAAQLGPLLAYDERRGTQLVLTAWTFHEYGGATQETADSLHIHANTLRQRLDRIDALIGASWRRGSRSLDIQVALRLWRMKTAGVSSSGS, from the coding sequence ATGGCAATGCTCGACCATGGTGTTTCCGCGGCTGATCTGGAAACGACACTGTCCGCCTGGCTGGAAGCCGGGGACATTGACCAGTCCACTGCGGCGGCGGCACGGCGGCTGAACGCCCAATTGTGGGAGGCGAGCCGCCGGGAGGGCCTGCTGCGGGTCCTCTACGATACGGCCACCGACCTGACCGGCATCCGCGACGTGGAGGCCGTGCTCAAGGCCATCGTCCGGCGCACCCGGTCATTGATCGGCAGCGACATCGCCTACCTGAGCCTGAACGACTACGACAGCGGTGAGTCCTACGTCCGGGTGACTGACGGCGCAACCACCGCTCTCTTCCGCAACATCCGCATGCCCCTCGGCGAAGGCGTGCTCGGCGCCGTAGCGACCGGCGAGGCGCCCGCCCAAAGCGCGGACTATTTGATGGACGAGTCCAAATCCCATCTGGAGTCCAGCGACACGGCTGTTGCGGCCGAAGGCGTCCGAGCCATCATGGGTGTCCCCCTTCGCGCAGAAGGGAAAGTCATCGGCGCGCTCCTGGTCGCCGACAGGCATGCGCACCTGTTCAGCAGTGATGACATTGCCTTGATGGAATCCATTGGCACGCACGCAGCCGTCGCACTGGAGAACGCCCGTTACTTCAGCGAAATGGCCAGCGCCCTTACCCGGCTAGACCAAGCACAGCAGCAGAACCTAGCCCACGTACGGGCCCTGGAGGAGCTCTCCACACTGGACCGGCGGCTCATGGAAACCCTGGCCGCAACCGGCAGCCTTCCCTATCTGCTCGACCTGCTGGCCGAGTCCCTTGGCACTCCCGTCTTCCTGGTCTCTCCCATGGGCGAGCCGCTGGCGGGGCTTGCCTCGGACGGAGACTTCGGTAGCTTCCCGGCCCTGAGCGCCGCCGAGGAGTCAGCGGCCAGGAGGGCGGCCGTACACTTCGAAATTAAGGACAAGAAGTACACCGTGATGTCCGCCGTAGCGGGCGACCAGCACCTCGCCTCCCTCATCGTCGCGGAGCAACTCAGCACGGCCCGGCTGGCGGTCCTGGAACGCAGCGCCCTGGTGCTCAGTGTGTCCCTGCTTTTGGAGCGCACCTTCCAGGACGCCCAGTACCGGTTGCAGCTGGAACTCATCGATGACCTGCTGAGTCCCCGCGCCGAACACTCGGCGGCGCTGGCCCGCCGGGCCGGGCAGTTCGGTCTGGCAAACCACCTCCAGCTTGTGGTGCGCGTGGTGGGGGTCGGCGACGACCAGCGCCAACGGGCACTCTCCGTACTGAGGCATCGATTCGAGGGGGCCCCGGGAATCATCGCCCTGCACGAATCACACTTGTGCATCATTGAACCCGTGGAGCGACAAGACAGCCGCCCGAATGAAGCCGGCGGTGCCGGGCGCACCGGCCAGTCCATCATTGACGAGCTGAAACGGCGCCGCATCACTGCCGCCGTCGGGTCATCAGAACCAATCACCGGCTTCGCCCGGCTGTCCGCGGCGCACACCGAAGCCCACGCCGTCCTCCGCGCACTGCAGGCCCTCTCACGCAACGGCGAGGCAGCGGACCGTGCGGCCCTCGGTACCGCAGGAATGCTGCTCGGAGCGATGGACAGCCCCTTCGCCGGACAGCTGCTGGCTGCCCAGCTTGGGCCGCTTCTGGCATACGACGAGCGGAGGGGAACGCAGCTGGTCCTCACCGCGTGGACATTCCACGAATACGGCGGTGCCACCCAGGAAACGGCCGACTCCCTCCACATCCACGCCAACACCTTGAGGCAGCGGCTGGACCGGATCGACGCCCTGATCGGTGCCTCGTGGCGCCGGGGAAGCCGTTCCCTCGACATCCAAGTGGCGCTGCGCTTATGGCGGATGAAGACAGCCGGCGTCAGCTCCAGCGGATCCTGA
- a CDS encoding PhzF family phenazine biosynthesis protein, protein MEQPTEVLRYAAFTTTPDGGNPAGVILDATRLDDAGMQAIAADIGYAESVFVTEAAVDGDSRRNRVRYFSPIAEVPFCGHATIALAVVLSGRDGAGTFVFDTAVGPVVIETQGRGAAATASFTSVEPRVAEFPDGVLSTLLGLLGVGRGELHPAYPPMIAFAGNWHPILVFAEQRTFDSFVFDPDPMRTLMDAQNWAGTVTTLCEMGPGEFDARNLFPVGTITEDPATGSAAAAFGGYLRLLSLVNLPSRVVVHQGSHVGRPSVLTVDIPTSGGIVVSGGAIEIT, encoded by the coding sequence ATGGAACAACCCACGGAAGTACTGCGCTACGCCGCCTTTACCACCACCCCGGATGGGGGAAATCCGGCGGGAGTAATCCTGGACGCAACCCGACTCGACGACGCCGGTATGCAGGCTATCGCGGCCGACATCGGATATGCGGAATCTGTCTTTGTCACTGAGGCGGCAGTTGACGGAGACTCCCGCCGAAACCGTGTGCGGTACTTTTCCCCAATTGCCGAGGTGCCGTTTTGCGGCCATGCCACGATTGCTTTGGCCGTCGTGCTGTCAGGGCGTGATGGTGCGGGGACTTTTGTTTTCGACACGGCGGTGGGGCCTGTCGTGATCGAGACTCAGGGCCGGGGCGCAGCGGCCACGGCATCCTTCACGAGCGTGGAGCCGCGAGTGGCCGAGTTCCCCGACGGTGTTCTGAGCACCCTGCTCGGGTTGCTCGGCGTGGGACGCGGCGAGCTGCACCCGGCGTACCCTCCGATGATCGCTTTCGCCGGGAACTGGCACCCCATTCTTGTATTCGCAGAACAAAGGACCTTTGACTCATTCGTTTTCGACCCGGATCCCATGCGCACGCTGATGGATGCCCAGAACTGGGCTGGCACCGTAACGACTCTTTGCGAGATGGGACCGGGCGAGTTCGACGCGCGCAACCTTTTCCCGGTGGGCACCATCACCGAAGATCCGGCGACCGGTTCGGCTGCCGCTGCTTTCGGCGGCTACCTCCGCTTGCTTTCTCTCGTGAACCTGCCAAGCCGTGTGGTGGTGCACCAGGGCAGCCATGTGGGCCGCCCGAGCGTGCTCACCGTCGACATTCCTACCTCCGGTGGGATTGTCGTGAGCGGTGGAGCCATCGAGATCACCTGA
- a CDS encoding ArsR/SmtB family transcription factor — MDAVFKALADATRRDLLDELFRNDGQTLHALEARFEMTRYGVMKHLRVLEEAGLVVTRRRGREKLHFLNPVPIRLVHDRWVSKYAEPWAAGLSDLKTRLESPMEKIFEIYIKTTPERLWEAITDGEIRSKYQFGSVVTSDWTPGSRFGMATKGGEPLGEGENLEVDPPRRLVQSMRALWGEDVKAEGTSRVTWEIEPVGDSCRLTVTHDQLREGANEQLYGGWPMILSGLKTWLETGELLTTPGSLMYT; from the coding sequence GTGGACGCCGTATTTAAGGCCTTGGCCGACGCCACCCGCCGCGATCTCCTGGATGAACTCTTCAGGAACGACGGGCAGACCCTCCACGCTCTGGAAGCCCGCTTCGAGATGACCCGCTACGGCGTGATGAAGCACCTCAGGGTCCTGGAGGAAGCCGGCCTGGTGGTGACCCGCCGTCGGGGACGGGAGAAACTCCACTTCCTGAATCCGGTGCCCATCCGGCTGGTCCACGACCGCTGGGTGAGCAAATATGCCGAACCATGGGCCGCTGGCCTCAGCGACCTCAAAACCAGATTGGAAAGTCCCATGGAAAAGATCTTCGAAATCTATATCAAGACCACCCCGGAGCGGCTTTGGGAGGCCATCACGGACGGCGAGATACGCAGCAAGTACCAGTTCGGGTCCGTGGTCACCTCGGACTGGACGCCGGGATCACGGTTCGGGATGGCAACCAAGGGCGGGGAACCCCTGGGCGAGGGCGAGAATCTGGAGGTGGACCCGCCCCGCCGGCTCGTCCAGAGCATGCGCGCACTCTGGGGCGAGGACGTCAAGGCCGAAGGCACGTCCCGGGTTACCTGGGAGATCGAACCGGTGGGCGATTCCTGCCGCCTGACCGTCACCCACGACCAGCTCCGCGAAGGCGCCAACGAACAGCTCTACGGCGGCTGGCCGATGATCCTCTCCGGCCTGAAGACCTGGCTGGAAACCGGCGAGCTCCTCACCACTCCCGGCTCGCTCATGTACACCTGA